From a single Desulforegula conservatrix Mb1Pa genomic region:
- the nrdR gene encoding transcriptional regulator NrdR codes for MKCPFCGEIDNKVIDSRLSKDATAIRRRRECLGCARRFTTYEQIEDMPIMIIKKDGRRETFSREKVRSGMQRACEKRSVSVNAIEDFIDELERDLRDTGEKEIPSTMLGEKIMEKLQALDEVAYVRFASVYREFKDVSDFVSELKLLLGNQNTGR; via the coding sequence ATGAAATGTCCTTTTTGTGGTGAGATAGACAATAAGGTAATTGACTCCAGGCTGAGCAAAGACGCAACTGCGATCAGAAGAAGGCGTGAATGTCTTGGATGCGCGAGACGTTTCACCACCTATGAGCAGATTGAAGACATGCCTATCATGATTATCAAGAAGGATGGCCGCAGGGAGACTTTTAGCAGGGAAAAAGTCAGATCCGGCATGCAGAGGGCCTGTGAAAAGCGTAGCGTCAGTGTTAACGCAATCGAGGATTTTATTGACGAGCTTGAAAGAGATCTCCGGGATACTGGAGAAAAGGAAATTCCTTCAACTATGCTCGGTGAGAAGATAATGGAAAAGCTTCAGGCTTTAGATGAGGTCGCGTATGTCAGGTTTGCCTCTGTTTACAGGGAATTCAAGGATGTGAGCGATTTTGTTTCAGAGCTCAAGCTACTATTAGGCAATCAGAACACCGGAAGATAA
- the ribD gene encoding bifunctional diaminohydroxyphosphoribosylaminopyrimidine deaminase/5-amino-6-(5-phosphoribosylamino)uracil reductase RibD, giving the protein MTPQISKSDIFYMEMALLLAERGRGFTSPNPMVGAVVVKDGKVVGKGWHQKYGEAHAEVNAINDAGDKARGADIYVTLEPCNHTGKTPPCTEKILSSGIKRVFAALDDPNPTVKGGGNDYLRSKGIEVITGLCEKAARKQNEAFIKFITTGTPFVLVKCASTLDGRTATRTGDSKWITNEESRRHVHELRHAYDAIMVGMGTVKADNPSLTARLDGHITKNPVRVILDPFLETDPSANVLAPNPDSGTIIFCSESAPEAKADLLASGSTMVIRVADKNGMLDLADVMKKLGDMRVTSVLVEGGSSVIASSFSAGIVDKVSFFYAPVILGGDDGFPICRGRGPEFMRDGIRLKNVSVNHFGDDVMIEGYI; this is encoded by the coding sequence TTGACTCCTCAAATATCAAAATCGGATATTTTTTATATGGAAATGGCCCTTCTTCTTGCAGAAAGAGGCAGAGGGTTTACGTCTCCAAATCCCATGGTTGGTGCGGTTGTTGTTAAGGATGGCAAGGTTGTTGGGAAGGGCTGGCATCAGAAATACGGAGAAGCCCATGCCGAGGTAAATGCAATAAATGATGCCGGTGATAAGGCCAGGGGCGCGGATATATATGTCACCCTCGAACCTTGCAACCATACAGGTAAAACTCCCCCATGCACAGAGAAGATCCTGTCTTCCGGAATCAAAAGGGTTTTTGCTGCCCTTGATGATCCAAATCCCACTGTAAAGGGCGGCGGCAACGATTATCTGAGGTCAAAGGGTATAGAGGTAATAACGGGCCTGTGTGAAAAAGCTGCCAGAAAACAGAACGAAGCCTTCATTAAGTTTATCACCACAGGAACTCCTTTTGTCCTTGTGAAATGCGCTTCCACGCTTGATGGAAGGACAGCCACAAGAACGGGTGATTCAAAGTGGATTACAAATGAAGAATCGAGACGCCATGTGCATGAACTTCGCCATGCCTATGATGCCATAATGGTGGGCATGGGCACGGTAAAGGCTGACAACCCGAGTCTGACCGCAAGGCTTGACGGCCATATTACAAAGAATCCTGTGAGAGTTATTCTGGATCCTTTTCTCGAGACTGATCCCTCTGCAAATGTCCTTGCTCCCAATCCTGACTCAGGAACAATTATTTTTTGCTCGGAATCAGCTCCTGAAGCAAAGGCTGATCTACTGGCTTCAGGGAGTACTATGGTCATTCGAGTGGCCGATAAAAACGGAATGCTTGATCTTGCAGATGTAATGAAAAAACTTGGTGATATGCGCGTGACCAGCGTTCTTGTGGAAGGCGGAAGCAGTGTCATAGCATCTTCATTTTCAGCCGGCATAGTCGATAAGGTCAGCTTTTTTTATGCGCCGGTCATACTTGGCGGGGACGACGGATTCCCCATATGCAGGGGCAGGGGCCCAGAGTTCATGAGGGATGGCATCAGGCTGAAGAATGTTTCTGTGAATCACTTTGGGGATGACGTGATGATTGAGGGCTATATATAA
- a CDS encoding riboflavin synthase: protein MFTGIIEGFGTIREVHASGAAKRMSIEADFDLDGVRIGDSISVSGTCLTAVTLEGRRFTADVAPETLSRSTHNEARAGARVNLERALRLGARLDGHIVSGHVDGTGIISSKLRHANAWIITIEIDPSISRYMIEKGSVAVDGISLTINRCSDRDFELSIIPHTAMLTTIGFKGVGDKVNIEVDIIGKYIEKLMFKPSSGGEGDKGKPSGIDVDFLAKNGFL from the coding sequence ATGTTCACCGGAATAATTGAAGGATTCGGAACAATAAGGGAAGTTCACGCAAGCGGGGCAGCAAAACGTATGTCTATCGAGGCTGATTTTGATCTTGATGGCGTGCGCATAGGCGACAGCATAAGTGTGAGCGGAACTTGTCTGACTGCTGTGACCCTTGAGGGAAGAAGGTTCACCGCAGATGTTGCTCCCGAGACTCTTTCCAGATCCACCCATAATGAGGCAAGGGCAGGGGCAAGGGTGAATCTTGAAAGAGCGCTCAGGTTAGGCGCAAGGCTGGACGGCCATATAGTCAGCGGTCATGTCGACGGAACAGGTATAATCAGCTCAAAATTACGCCATGCAAACGCCTGGATAATCACCATTGAAATTGATCCTTCAATATCGAGATATATGATAGAAAAAGGTTCGGTTGCGGTTGACGGAATAAGTCTTACTATAAACAGATGCTCTGACCGGGACTTTGAACTGAGCATTATCCCCCACACTGCGATGCTGACAACCATAGGATTTAAAGGTGTTGGCGACAAGGTAAACATAGAAGTTGACATTATTGGAAAATACATAGAGAAACTTATGTTTAAGCCTTCTTCAGGAGGCGAGGGGGACAAGGGGAAACCATCAGGGATAGATGTTGATTTTCTTGCAAAAAACGGTTTTCTCTGA
- a CDS encoding bifunctional 3,4-dihydroxy-2-butanone-4-phosphate synthase/GTP cyclohydrolase II — MPKVTIEQAIEDIRQGKMVILVDDEDRENEGDLCMAADAITPEAVNFMAKYGRGLICLSLTAERCDLLELPMMVRNNTSPFGTGFTISIEAREGVSTGISAADRARTIQAAIADDVKPADLVKPGHIFPLRARDGGVIVRTGQTEGSVDLSRLAGRRPFGVICEIMNDDGTMSRMPQLEEFSTLHGINICTVADLVEYRMRKESFVHRRAEAVIPTDFAGDFNAVVYENDVDDYQHIAMVKGTLDITQPVLVRVHSECMTGDIFGSMRCDCGDQLREAMRMMDREGSGVLLYIRQEGRGIGLVNKLKAYNLQDDGLDTVEANIKLGFKPDMRDYGIGAQILADLGVKKMKLITNNPKKLIGLEGYGLSIVDQVPIQIAPNEHNEKYLACKKLKLGHMLNL, encoded by the coding sequence ATGCCAAAAGTCACCATCGAACAAGCTATCGAGGACATACGCCAGGGGAAGATGGTTATCCTGGTCGATGATGAAGACCGTGAAAATGAAGGCGATCTATGTATGGCAGCCGATGCCATCACACCTGAAGCTGTCAATTTCATGGCAAAATATGGCAGAGGACTGATCTGCCTGTCTTTAACAGCAGAAAGATGCGATCTTCTTGAGCTTCCCATGATGGTGAGAAACAATACCTCACCTTTTGGAACCGGCTTCACAATATCCATTGAAGCAAGGGAAGGCGTTTCCACAGGTATTTCAGCTGCTGACCGTGCAAGAACAATCCAGGCTGCAATCGCAGACGACGTAAAACCTGCGGATCTTGTAAAACCAGGACATATTTTCCCTTTAAGAGCAAGGGACGGAGGCGTTATCGTCCGTACGGGCCAGACCGAAGGCTCTGTGGATCTTTCCAGGCTCGCAGGCAGACGTCCTTTTGGTGTTATCTGTGAAATAATGAACGATGACGGAACAATGTCAAGAATGCCTCAGCTTGAGGAATTCAGCACTCTTCACGGAATCAATATATGCACTGTGGCGGATCTTGTTGAATACAGGATGAGAAAAGAATCCTTTGTTCACAGAAGAGCAGAAGCAGTTATTCCAACAGACTTTGCCGGTGATTTCAATGCTGTTGTTTATGAAAACGATGTGGATGATTACCAGCATATTGCAATGGTCAAGGGAACGCTTGATATAACCCAGCCTGTTCTTGTCAGGGTTCATTCAGAATGTATGACAGGCGATATTTTTGGTTCCATGCGCTGTGACTGCGGAGATCAGCTCAGAGAAGCCATGAGGATGATGGACAGGGAAGGCAGCGGTGTTCTTCTTTATATCAGACAGGAAGGCAGAGGGATCGGTCTTGTAAACAAGCTCAAGGCTTACAATCTCCAGGACGACGGACTTGATACCGTAGAAGCTAATATCAAGCTTGGATTCAAGCCTGATATGCGTGACTACGGAATTGGTGCACAGATCCTTGCAGACCTTGGTGTGAAAAAGATGAAGCTCATTACTAATAATCCCAAGAAACTTATTGGTCTTGAAGGTTATGGCCTTAGTATAGTTGATCAGGTTCCAATTCAGATAGCTCCTAATGAACATAATGAAAAGTATCTGGCTTGTAAAAAACTGAAGCTTGGACATATGCTTAATCTCTAA
- the ribH gene encoding 6,7-dimethyl-8-ribityllumazine synthase, with translation MPKIIEAGLKADGKNFAIIAGRFNDFITSRLVDGSVDALKRCGAKEEDIEIYKVPGAFEIPLVAKKVAALGKYHAVICLGAVIRGATPHFDYVSNEATKGIAMAGMETGVPVIFGILTTDTIEQAIERAGTKAGNKGWDAAMTAIEMANLMVEIR, from the coding sequence ATGCCTAAGATAATAGAAGCCGGTTTAAAGGCTGACGGAAAGAATTTTGCAATCATTGCCGGTCGTTTCAATGATTTCATTACATCAAGACTTGTGGACGGTTCGGTTGACGCACTCAAGAGATGCGGTGCAAAAGAAGAGGATATCGAGATTTATAAGGTGCCTGGAGCCTTTGAGATTCCGCTTGTGGCCAAGAAAGTTGCGGCCCTTGGTAAATATCACGCTGTAATATGTCTTGGTGCCGTCATACGAGGTGCCACTCCCCATTTTGACTATGTCAGCAATGAAGCGACCAAAGGTATAGCAATGGCCGGTATGGAAACAGGCGTGCCTGTTATTTTTGGCATACTCACAACCGACACCATTGAACAGGCAATTGAGCGAGCTGGCACAAAAGCCGGAAACAAAGGCTGGGATGCAGCTATGACTGCCATTGAAATGGCCAACCTCATGGTTGAAATAAGGTAA
- the nusB gene encoding transcription antitermination factor NusB, giving the protein MSFRRKSRELAMQALFYMDMEKSYSLEMFEKFMESFVESQDADQDSVAPFSERLVSGVIEKREEIDTLLVEFSSNWKLSRMSGVDRNAMRIAIYEMLFCNDIPIKVSINEAIDIGKKYGARDSGGFINGILDTIRDHLEKKGSSKKGV; this is encoded by the coding sequence ATGAGTTTTCGTCGAAAATCTAGGGAGCTTGCAATGCAGGCTCTTTTTTATATGGATATGGAAAAAAGCTATTCCCTTGAAATGTTTGAAAAATTCATGGAAAGCTTTGTCGAATCGCAGGATGCTGACCAGGATAGCGTAGCTCCATTTTCAGAGCGTCTTGTATCCGGTGTTATCGAAAAAAGGGAAGAAATTGACACTCTTTTGGTCGAATTTTCGAGTAACTGGAAATTGAGCCGGATGTCAGGGGTGGACAGAAACGCGATGCGCATTGCCATTTACGAGATGCTCTTCTGCAATGATATCCCTATCAAGGTTTCAATAAATGAGGCGATCGACATAGGTAAAAAATACGGAGCCAGAGATTCTGGCGGGTTCATAAACGGTATTCTTGATACAATAAGGGACCATCTTGAGAAAAAGGGGTCATCAAAAAAAGGGGTCTGA
- a CDS encoding TrpB-like pyridoxal phosphate-dependent enzyme has protein sequence MDLKKILLSEADMPTQWYNILADIKMNPPLGPDGNPVSPDALAKVFPMNIIEQEMSSERWIKIPDEVLGVYKIWRPSPLVRATNLEKALGTPAKIYFKNESVSPAGSHKPNSSVPQAYYNKEFGIKKITTETGAGQWGSALSFACSQFGLECLVYMVKVSFEQKPYRKSMMQTWGGRCISSPSNTTKVGREILEKYPDIPGSLGIAISEAIEAALSDETGKTRYSLGSVLNHVCLHQTIIGLEAKKQLELVNDYPDIVIGCAGGGSNFAGIAFPFVQDKINGKNVEIYPVEPAACPTMTKAPFVYDFGDSAGFTPLLPMHSLGHDFMPPPLHAGGLRYHGMAPTVSQLIIDGLITPKSVLQVDCYDAGVLLARTEGIIPAPETTHAIAAVIEEANKAKEEGKEKTILFCWSGHGLLDLAAYDKYFAGLVDNFELSEEDRRKSESVFEKYPKPGIIKSFG, from the coding sequence ATGGATTTAAAGAAAATTCTTCTCTCAGAAGCAGACATGCCGACACAGTGGTATAATATCCTTGCCGACATAAAAATGAACCCTCCGCTTGGCCCGGACGGCAATCCTGTCAGCCCGGACGCCCTTGCCAAGGTTTTTCCGATGAATATTATCGAACAGGAAATGAGTTCTGAAAGATGGATCAAAATTCCTGACGAGGTTCTTGGCGTATATAAAATCTGGAGACCAAGCCCGCTTGTTAGAGCCACAAATCTTGAAAAAGCTCTCGGCACTCCTGCAAAAATTTATTTCAAGAATGAAAGTGTCAGCCCGGCTGGAAGCCACAAGCCAAACTCTTCTGTTCCCCAGGCTTACTATAATAAAGAATTCGGTATAAAGAAGATTACCACCGAGACCGGCGCAGGTCAGTGGGGAAGCGCACTTTCCTTTGCCTGTTCCCAGTTCGGTCTTGAATGCCTTGTTTATATGGTAAAGGTCAGCTTTGAGCAGAAACCATACAGAAAATCCATGATGCAGACTTGGGGCGGAAGATGCATTTCAAGCCCAAGCAACACCACAAAGGTTGGCCGTGAAATTCTTGAAAAATATCCTGATATACCAGGAAGCCTTGGAATAGCCATCAGCGAAGCCATAGAAGCAGCGCTCAGTGATGAGACAGGCAAAACCAGATACTCCCTTGGCAGCGTTCTTAATCATGTTTGTCTTCATCAGACAATAATTGGTCTTGAAGCCAAGAAACAGCTGGAACTTGTTAACGACTATCCTGACATTGTAATAGGTTGCGCTGGCGGCGGATCGAATTTTGCCGGCATAGCTTTCCCTTTTGTACAGGATAAGATCAACGGCAAGAATGTCGAAATTTATCCTGTAGAGCCTGCTGCTTGTCCTACAATGACCAAGGCTCCTTTTGTCTATGACTTTGGTGATTCGGCAGGTTTTACTCCTCTACTGCCAATGCACAGCCTCGGCCATGATTTCATGCCTCCGCCGCTTCATGCTGGTGGTCTGAGATATCATGGCATGGCGCCAACTGTAAGTCAGCTTATCATTGACGGGCTTATAACTCCAAAATCAGTTCTTCAGGTGGACTGTTATGATGCTGGCGTTCTTCTTGCCAGAACAGAAGGCATAATCCCTGCCCCTGAAACCACCCATGCCATTGCAGCCGTCATTGAAGAAGCAAATAAAGCAAAAGAAGAAGGAAAGGAAAAGACCATCCTCTTCTGCTGGAGCGGACACGGACTTCTTGATCTTGCTGCTTATGACAAGTATTTTGCTGGCCTTGTGGATAATTTTGAACTTTCCGAAGAGGACCGCAGAAAGTCAGAGTCAGTATTTGAAAAGTATCCAAAGCCAGGAATAATTAAAAGTTTTGGATAA
- a CDS encoding MBL fold metallo-hydrolase, with the protein MNIKMAIVTFCLMLFIAGRGECQDIKDKKFKEVTRINNKEGDVIIKGMPVGPIMANCFIIGCEETKLAAVIDPGDEASVILKALADDKLSLQYIINTHGHFDHVGANKKLKEVTGAEILIHSKDAAMLSKLSITAAAFGLRAENSPPPDRELNDGDVISFGKVTLKVIHTPGHTPGGISILTGSHLFSGDTLFAGSIGRTDLPGGDYETLISTIRKKIFSLDEKVVVHPGHGPDTRVGDEKIHNPFVGEGRKSMW; encoded by the coding sequence ATGAATATAAAAATGGCAATAGTCACATTCTGTCTCATGCTCTTTATTGCGGGCAGGGGAGAGTGTCAGGACATAAAAGACAAGAAATTCAAGGAAGTAACCAGGATAAACAACAAGGAGGGTGATGTGATTATAAAGGGTATGCCTGTGGGGCCTATTATGGCCAATTGTTTTATTATAGGATGCGAGGAAACTAAACTCGCAGCAGTAATTGATCCTGGTGATGAGGCTTCCGTGATACTTAAGGCGCTTGCAGATGACAAGCTTTCTCTTCAGTATATAATTAATACGCATGGTCATTTCGATCATGTCGGAGCAAACAAAAAGCTGAAAGAGGTGACAGGAGCTGAGATTCTTATTCACTCAAAAGATGCTGCCATGCTTTCAAAACTATCCATAACCGCCGCAGCTTTTGGCTTAAGGGCAGAAAACTCACCTCCGCCGGACAGGGAACTCAATGACGGCGATGTGATTTCCTTTGGAAAAGTTACCTTAAAGGTTATTCATACTCCAGGCCATACACCCGGAGGTATTTCCATTCTCACAGGAAGTCATCTGTTTTCCGGCGATACACTCTTTGCCGGATCAATAGGCCGAACCGACCTGCCTGGAGGAGATTACGAAACCCTGATCTCAACGATCAGAAAAAAAATATTTAGCCTTGATGAAAAGGTTGTTGTTCATCCTGGTCACGGCCCGGATACAAGAGTTGGTGACGAAAAAATCCATAACCCGTTTGTGGGCGAAGGCAGAAAATCAATGTGGTAG
- the speB gene encoding agmatinase translates to MKDQNSTTPDFLPFGGHDFQSPPTEAPIHILPVCYEHKVSYGTGTKIAPLYLLEASEQLEQMDDETMTNWGELKFHTRQPFFPSNDPNKSVDEIKAAAFESIEAGKFLLSFGGDHSVSIGLIKAAAEKYPDIGVIQIDAHSDLRDSWNGSKNNHACIMRRVVSDMKLKTVQVGIRSFSPEEVVFMKEQGLKPFFAYEIDGRLDWIEEAIEELPEFVYLTIDVDGLDPSIMPGTGTPEPGGLTYRQLTKLISELGKKRKVIAADITELSKISGSQVSEFTAAKIATKIMIHCP, encoded by the coding sequence TTGAAAGATCAAAATAGTACAACACCTGATTTTCTCCCTTTTGGGGGGCATGATTTTCAGTCACCCCCAACTGAAGCGCCAATACATATACTTCCTGTATGCTATGAACATAAGGTCTCTTATGGAACAGGGACTAAAATAGCGCCTCTTTATCTTCTTGAGGCTTCAGAACAGCTCGAGCAGATGGATGATGAAACAATGACAAACTGGGGAGAACTTAAATTTCATACACGCCAGCCCTTTTTCCCTTCAAATGATCCTAACAAATCAGTAGATGAAATTAAAGCCGCAGCTTTTGAATCCATAGAAGCCGGAAAATTTCTTCTTTCATTTGGTGGAGATCACTCCGTATCAATTGGCCTGATCAAAGCAGCTGCTGAAAAATACCCTGATATCGGGGTAATCCAGATTGATGCCCACTCAGACTTGAGGGACAGCTGGAACGGAAGCAAAAATAATCACGCATGTATAATGAGAAGGGTTGTTTCTGACATGAAACTCAAAACCGTGCAGGTGGGAATACGATCATTTTCCCCTGAAGAAGTTGTTTTCATGAAGGAGCAAGGCCTTAAGCCTTTTTTTGCATATGAAATTGACGGAAGACTCGACTGGATTGAAGAGGCAATAGAAGAGCTTCCCGAATTTGTCTATCTTACAATCGATGTTGACGGACTTGATCCGTCCATAATGCCAGGGACAGGTACTCCCGAACCAGGAGGACTCACATACAGACAGCTGACAAAACTGATATCAGAGCTCGGCAAAAAAAGAAAAGTGATAGCAGCCGACATAACAGAACTGTCCAAAATATCAGGATCCCAGGTTTCTGAATTTACTGCCGCCAAAATAGCCACAAAAATCATGATCCATTGCCCATAA
- a CDS encoding CBS domain-containing protein, with protein MKTANDIITKKSHDIISVQEDTPIFEALKIMLEKKIGVILVKNGNKISGIWSERDLIRNIVKDEADLKATKISKAMRQNLMWVEPDATLYEIMDKMITNKIRHLLVKKGEDYIGLISIGDVITHELKDKGYKQQGIQEMQPSFGINNGADSSLTLEQRFKYEPEKNLFYVNFKDFTVNSKSDVGKIEFMVASELSGVGKKVHALVNYENFYINSEIVEDYTCMVNRLMEHFYQDVTRYTTSQSIHSQLESALKKANVVPNIFDSSEEAEKVLRTLL; from the coding sequence ATGAAAACGGCAAACGACATCATCACAAAAAAATCCCATGACATTATTAGCGTCCAGGAAGACACTCCGATTTTTGAAGCCCTGAAAATCATGCTCGAAAAAAAAATAGGTGTCATTCTGGTAAAAAATGGAAATAAAATATCCGGGATCTGGTCTGAAAGGGATTTGATCAGAAATATAGTTAAAGACGAAGCTGATTTGAAAGCCACAAAAATTTCAAAAGCAATGCGACAAAATCTTATGTGGGTCGAACCGGATGCCACTCTTTACGAAATAATGGACAAGATGATAACAAATAAAATCCGTCATCTTCTTGTAAAAAAAGGTGAAGACTATATAGGGCTCATATCTATTGGGGACGTAATAACCCACGAGCTTAAAGACAAAGGCTATAAGCAGCAAGGCATACAGGAAATGCAACCATCGTTTGGCATCAATAATGGGGCTGATTCGTCACTCACACTGGAACAAAGATTCAAATATGAACCAGAAAAAAACCTCTTTTATGTAAATTTCAAGGATTTTACAGTAAACTCAAAAAGCGATGTGGGTAAAATTGAATTTATGGTTGCGTCCGAGCTGTCAGGCGTTGGCAAAAAAGTGCATGCGCTTGTGAACTATGAGAATTTTTATATTAACAGTGAAATTGTGGAAGATTACACGTGCATGGTAAACAGGCTGATGGAACATTTTTATCAGGATGTTACAAGATACACCACAAGCCAGTCAATACACTCCCAACTTGAAAGCGCCCTGAAAAAGGCGAATGTTGTCCCGAACATATTCGACAGCAGCGAAGAAGCTGAAAAGGTTCTCAGAACCTTGCTATAG